In one Flavobacteriales bacterium genomic region, the following are encoded:
- a CDS encoding PfkB family carbohydrate kinase: MQLITVGTVAFDRIETPFGVAEKTVGGAATYISLAASVFLDKMGLVSVVGDDFPGEVMQQLKDRGVDLQGLEVLKGKESFFWAGRYHYDMNTRDTLETRLNVLLDLDPTLPEAYTKAPYVMLGNLDPGVQAKVLDQMADRPALVVMDTMNFWMDSAMPKLKEVIGRVDILAINDAEARQLSGEHSLVKAAQRILAMGPRYLVVKKGEHGALLFSEDRVFFAPALPLEDVVDPTGAGDTFAGGFIGYLARTQDHSFDNLKRAIIVGSALASFTCEKFGIERLVEITREDIDARIQQFVDLVDFDIELVEG; encoded by the coding sequence ATGCAGCTGATCACCGTAGGTACTGTCGCATTCGACCGCATCGAGACCCCGTTCGGCGTGGCCGAGAAGACTGTGGGCGGAGCGGCCACCTATATCTCCCTGGCCGCCTCGGTCTTCCTGGATAAGATGGGCCTGGTCAGCGTGGTGGGCGATGATTTCCCAGGGGAGGTGATGCAGCAGCTCAAGGACCGCGGAGTGGACCTGCAGGGTCTGGAGGTCCTGAAGGGAAAGGAGAGCTTCTTCTGGGCCGGGCGCTACCACTATGACATGAACACGCGCGATACGCTGGAGACGCGCCTGAACGTCCTGCTGGATCTGGACCCCACCCTTCCCGAGGCATACACCAAGGCCCCATACGTGATGCTGGGCAACCTGGACCCTGGCGTACAGGCCAAGGTACTCGACCAGATGGCGGATCGCCCGGCGCTGGTGGTGATGGACACCATGAATTTCTGGATGGACAGCGCCATGCCGAAGCTGAAGGAGGTGATCGGCCGTGTGGATATCCTGGCCATCAATGATGCCGAAGCCCGGCAGCTGAGCGGCGAGCACAGCCTGGTTAAGGCCGCCCAGCGGATACTGGCCATGGGCCCGAGGTACCTGGTGGTGAAGAAGGGCGAGCATGGCGCGCTGCTGTTCAGCGAGGACCGTGTCTTCTTCGCACCGGCGCTGCCGCTTGAGGACGTGGTGGACCCCACCGGAGCGGGCGACACCTTCGCCGGCGGATTCATCGGCTACCTGGCCCGCACCCAGGACCACAGCTTCGACAACCTGAAGCGTGCGATCATCGTGGGCAGCGCGCTGGCCAGCTTCACATGCGAGAAGTTCGGCATTGAGCGGCTCGTGGAGATCACCCGCGAGGACATCGACGCCCGCATCCAGCAGTTCGTGGACCTCGTGGACTTCGACATCGAGCTGGTGGAGGGCTGA
- a CDS encoding superoxide dismutase: MNRKQFLLRSFQATAGAFVAGPALLQASSCAASHGAGSGAAAPVAAPLSFSQTPLPYPYAALEPYIDAQTMEIHYSKHHAAYVKNVNEAIAAEGITAADEAAFFAGISKLSAKARNNGGGAWNHSLFWQVMGPGAPGGPAGKVLDALSAGFGSFEKFKELFTDAAMKRFGSGWAWLVEKEGKLSIGSTPNQDNPLMDLSELKGRPLLALDVWEHAYYLKYQNKRNEYVANWWNVVNWDEVAKRMP, from the coding sequence ATGAACCGCAAGCAATTCCTCCTGCGCTCCTTTCAGGCAACCGCTGGTGCATTCGTGGCGGGCCCCGCCTTGCTGCAGGCCAGCTCCTGCGCTGCTTCACACGGAGCGGGTAGCGGGGCGGCCGCGCCGGTTGCAGCTCCGCTTTCCTTCTCACAGACCCCCCTTCCCTATCCCTATGCTGCGCTGGAGCCTTACATCGATGCGCAGACGATGGAAATCCACTACTCCAAGCATCACGCCGCCTATGTGAAGAATGTGAACGAGGCCATCGCAGCAGAAGGCATCACAGCTGCTGATGAGGCGGCCTTCTTCGCCGGCATCTCCAAGCTCAGCGCCAAGGCGCGGAACAATGGCGGGGGCGCGTGGAACCATAGCCTCTTCTGGCAGGTGATGGGGCCGGGGGCGCCCGGCGGTCCGGCCGGTAAGGTCCTCGATGCGCTCAGCGCCGGATTCGGCTCGTTCGAGAAGTTCAAGGAGCTGTTCACCGACGCCGCCATGAAGCGCTTCGGCAGCGGCTGGGCCTGGCTGGTGGAGAAGGAAGGCAAACTGTCCATCGGCTCCACGCCAAACCAGGACAACCCCCTCATGGACCTGAGCGAACTGAAGGGCCGGCCCCTGCTGGCCCTGGATGTTTGGGAGCACGCCTACTACCTGAAGTACCAGAACAAGCGGAACGAGTACGTCGCGAACTGGTGGAACGTGGTGAACTGGGACGAGGTGGCGAAGCGGATGCCTTGA
- a CDS encoding biotin/lipoyl-containing protein: MAKLFACITGAADEVVLERSTPHSPWTLQGASGADVVRIGPAQFSVVIDGRSHRVLVLKEDRENRTVRLRIGSRTCTVRLEEEQDRLMQTLGLDKAARKAGDLKAPMPGLVLNVLVKPGDTVKKNDPVLVLEAMKMENVIKAPGDGVVKAVAAEKGRPVEKGQLLIAFG; the protein is encoded by the coding sequence ATGGCCAAGCTCTTCGCCTGCATCACCGGCGCCGCTGACGAAGTTGTGCTGGAACGCTCCACGCCCCACTCACCCTGGACGTTGCAGGGTGCGTCAGGCGCCGATGTGGTGCGCATCGGGCCGGCGCAGTTCAGCGTGGTGATCGACGGGCGCAGTCACCGCGTGCTGGTGCTGAAGGAGGACCGCGAGAACCGCACCGTTCGGCTCAGGATCGGCAGCCGAACGTGTACCGTGAGGCTCGAGGAAGAACAGGATCGGTTGATGCAGACCCTTGGGCTGGATAAGGCAGCGCGCAAGGCCGGCGACCTGAAAGCCCCCATGCCCGGCCTCGTGCTCAATGTGCTGGTTAAGCCGGGCGACACTGTGAAGAAGAATGATCCGGTGCTGGTGCTGGAAGCCATGAAGATGGAGAACGTGATCAAGGCCCCAGGGGACGGGGTTGTGAAGGCGGTTGCTGCCGAGAAGGGCAGGCCTGTGGAAAAGGGCCAGCTGCTCATTGCCTTCGGCTGA
- the rnhA gene encoding ribonuclease HI codes for MSVTLYSDGAASGNPGPGGYGVVLESGRHRKELWGGYRMTTNNRMELLAVIVGLEALKHPGTEVVVVSDSKYVVDAVEKGWVFDWERKGFAKKKNPDLWQRFLKAYRRHKVRFHWIRGHNGHPQNELCDRLAVAAREQPGSLLAVDEAYEKGDAALFGE; via the coding sequence ATGAGCGTGACCCTTTACTCTGACGGCGCGGCCAGCGGCAATCCCGGTCCGGGCGGCTATGGCGTGGTGCTGGAGAGCGGCCGGCACCGCAAGGAACTGTGGGGCGGCTACCGAATGACCACCAACAACCGCATGGAGCTGCTGGCGGTGATCGTGGGCCTGGAGGCGCTGAAGCATCCAGGCACGGAGGTAGTGGTGGTGAGCGATAGCAAGTACGTGGTGGACGCCGTGGAGAAAGGCTGGGTGTTCGACTGGGAGCGCAAGGGCTTTGCGAAGAAGAAGAACCCCGACCTGTGGCAGCGCTTCCTGAAGGCGTACCGCAGGCACAAGGTCCGCTTCCATTGGATACGCGGCCACAACGGCCATCCTCAGAACGAGCTGTGCGACCGGCTAGCCGTTGCCGCACGCGAGCAGCCCGGGAGCCTGCTGGCAGTGGACGAAGCGTATGAGAAGGGCGATGCCGCCCTCTTCGGTGAATAG